From a region of the Panthera uncia isolate 11264 chromosome B1, Puncia_PCG_1.0, whole genome shotgun sequence genome:
- the COL25A1 gene encoding collagen alpha-1(XXV) chain, with translation MLVKKHAGKGGGREPGSEDPRQRCAWTVPPCTSLAALLSVVALMSCLYLGVKTNDLQARIAALEAAKGDPSIHLLPDRLDQLKAVVQEKVEQLLAQRSYEHMAKIRIAREAPSECNCPAGKMELIF, from the exons ATGCTGGTGAAGAAGCATGCGGGGAAAGGTGGGGGCCGGGAGCCAGGCTCCGAGGACCCGAGGCAGCGTTGTGCCTGGACCGTGCCGCCGTGCACCTCCCTGGCGGCCCTTCTCTCAGTGGTGGCCCTGATGTCTTGTCTGTACCTTGGGGTGAAAACCAACGACCTCCAGGCGAGGATCGCTGCTCTCGAAGCCGCAAAAGGGGACCCTTCCATCCATCTGCTCCCTGATCGCCTGGATCAGCTCAAAGCAGTGGTGCAAGAGAAAGTGGAGCAACTTCTGGCTCAG AGATCCTATGAACATATGGCTAAAATAAGAATCGCAAGAGAAGCACCTTCAGAGTGCAACTGCCCAGCAGGTAAAATGGAACTTATTTTTTAA